The following DNA comes from Hordeum vulgare subsp. vulgare chromosome 3H, MorexV3_pseudomolecules_assembly, whole genome shotgun sequence.
CAGACAGGAACAGGGGGCGATCACTAACCATAGACAGGGGGTGGCTCTCCGTCAGGTCGCAGCCGCGGCGCCATGCTTCGAATCGACGGCGCCGCCAAGGAGGGAGGGCGTGCCGCCAAGGAGGGCGATCAACCCTAGGCGATCAACGTCGCGACGGCAACCGACCGGTTTCGATCAACCGACGGAGCCGAGGTggttttttttttcttattcaGATGAAACAAGCCGAGGTGGGTCCTTAAAACGAAATATCTCACAAACCCCCCTCCAGTTCCGAAATTTTGTTTCCGCGGTCCTTAAAACGATGACATGGCAGCGTACGGTGCCACGCAAGCAAAATATGTATGAAACGTCTGTGGTGACCGTATGTGCAGATGCGGAACAAGTTTGTCAACACAAACAATACAATTTCTGAATTGACTGACTTTTTTGCACGCGACGAACGATTTTAGTGACTGTTGATGAATTTTACTCTTTCTATGTTTGATGTTCGTTagtcaaaaaaataaaatttcttTGATGATCGCCCAAACGCGATGTACAAATCGGGCACGTCTGGATGTTTTTTTTCATGCGGACCACAACACCACGATAGCATGTCCTTACCACCTCGTATGAAGCCAGGAAATCCTACGGCTCTCGCCAAGGTCGTCATGGTCGGCCTGGTCAAATCCTACGATCAGCGTCCACTTGAGGTTTCCAAGCTGTAATTCAATTTATAACCTTCCATCATCTAGATACACCCGATGAGTCAAAATGACGCTACTACTGCAAAACAAATTAGTCAATGTGCGAGTTGCTCATCTCCTACACATAAAACAGCTGCTCGGTTTTCAACTCAAGTTCTCCCCAAAATTTGCCAGCCAAAGAATTTGAAatttcaacaaaacaaaaatcAGTTTCTCAAGTTTCCTGCAAAAGTACAGAAGAATCTCCTCAAATAACCATCAGTGTACACACTACTACAGTACTTAGTATTTACATCAGCTGATCACCAACACGGAAGTACTACCAGCGagcaaattaattaattagacacGTACGTACGTGCGTGCAGGGTCAGCCAAGCGTAACACGTGACGCGTCGTCGTGCGTGCTGGCCGAcgccggcgacggcgacgagaAGTAGGGGTCGGACACCACGAGCCCGTTGAGGAAATCCGCGAACCGGTGCTCATGACGCCGCCTGGCGCCGGCGGCGCCCTCCTCGAGCGCCCTGAGCAGCGCCTCCGCCTTGGCCTTCCCCCTTGGGCTGGCCTCGCCGTCCTCCGCCAGCTCCCTCACGGCCTCCTCGGCGCCGCCCACGTCTAGCACCTCCGCCACGGCccgctcgccgccggccatgacgAGGTTGAGCAGCGCGGCGGCCGCGTTCTCCCTCGCCCGCCCCGTGGCGGCGCCCCCGGGCTCGACGAGGTCGGCCAGGATCCGCACCCCGGACACCGCGGCGAAGGCGTCGAGGCTCTCGGCGCACCCGGCCACCTGCGCGACGACGGCGGTGGCGTCCTCGACGATGCCCGTGCGCCCGTCCGTCATGACGAGCCCGAAGAGCGCCCGCACGACGCCGAGCTCCACCAGCGTGGCCCGGTTGAGCGGGTAGAGCGCGACGCCGAAGAGCGCCTTGAGGGCGTCCTTGGTGGCGCGCGTGCCCCGCGCATTGGAGGGGAGGAGGAGCGAGACGAGCGCGGACAGGAGCGCCCGCTTGGCGCCGACGATGGGGCGATAGGCGTCGACGCAGAGCAGGctggcgacgacggcggcggcgtggTGCGCCGCCTCGTAGTCCTCGGCCCGGATCGCCCGGGCGAGCGCGTCGAGGATCCCCGGGGACGACATGAGCTGCTCCCGTGCGGAGAGGGAGATGTTGAGCAGCGCGGCGGCCGCGtcctcggcggcggcggacgtggaGGGCGCCGTGAGCTGCGACGCGAGGAACGGCACGGCCCCCGCGTCCGCCAGCGGCGCCCGCACATCCGGGTCGTCCTTGGACGCGCGGCGCAGCTCGGCGACGGCCGCCGCCGTGGCGCCCGCGTCccgcaccgccgccgcgccccgcAGCCGGCCCACCAGCGTGCGCGCCGCGTGCAGCTTCACTTCCATCGCTGTGTGCGCCGTGCCGGATTGGACGGTTGCGGGTGGAGGGGTCGACGGATCTGGCCGCGGTTGCGTGCGCGCGTCGTGGTGGGATGCGGTTTTGGAGGTTGCGTCGTCGTCGGTTggtgggaggtggcggtggcgcgCGCGAGAGAGTGGGTTGACGTGCGATTTCTTTACGCCTGGTCGTAAGGTTGAAGCTAGCTACGCTACTTTGTTATCTTTGGGGGAAGCACGTCTGAAGCTTCTTGATCGGGTTGGTTAGCTTAGCTTAATAAGGGTGTTGTTGAACGCTTCTCCCGCGCTTTTACCATTCCCCGACATCACGGTTTCAAACTTCGCTGCTTGTGGCAAATGCTGTGTGCTGACAGGAAATCTATGCTCATGCGTTCACGGGAATGGTCACATTCTGCTGAGAGAAGTCTATGCCTCTAATCTAAATTAAAAGAAAACCATGTTGCTCCATTCTAATCGGGACGTGATCAGTAAAGATCACGGGTAGTTGGCgattaaagagagagagagagtgacggGCACGTGCAGGTGCCCCCATCTCACATCATTCATGACGCGACGACTAATCGGGGGCGGGACGGTGTTTAATGTGAGGAGCTGTGAGCAATAAGAATGGTGGGTTCTTCCGACGGTGATGTTTTGGTTCCTAGGTGTATATACACCTGTTAAAGCATCTTCAAGAGCCGCGCTTCGCGCTGCGcctaaaaaatatttttacaGCACGCGCCGGCTGGTTTAGCGCAGGGATAGACGCTGGCTCCAACAATCGCgatataatgcagcgcgcgcgccgcgCTTCAGCAGTGcctaaaaatgcagcgcgcgcagcaggtacaaaccacatatacatttcaaaaaatagtgagaaaaatgatcaaacaaacaaaataaatcaataataaatagttattacaactcaaacaaatagtttatcgttcagtaaaacaaataatgcaataaacacaaccaataattcatgaacaatacaatacaaataatgcaatcaaatcatgctctttgtcgtccatgccatgcccaccactcttcaatcagatccttctgaagatcattgtGTGTTGCGGGACGCCAAATGGCATGATACGAGGCAACAAAACGGGCaaccctttcagccctccgtcgcactcgcacgggatgtcccaagagctcatactgtgagtagtctacatcttggccacgctcattctcgatgatcatgttgtgcatgatcacacaagcgtgcgtgatgtaccaaagcattttttgatcccaaaatctagccggtcctctcacaatagcaaattgggcttgtaaaatcccaaatgctctctccacatcttttctagcagccgcctgagcattgtgaaaatcaagatttttcttaccttctggctttttcaacggcttcacgaaggtttgccactttggatagatgccatccgctagataatagccatagttgtacgtacggccatttgctacaaactgcaccggtggcaactcaccattcgcaatcttattcatcagtggtgaccggttgacaacattgatgtcattcaaagatccaggcattccaaagaatgcatgccaaatccaagtctcatgatcggccaccgcttcaaggattatagtggaaccctttttttggccgtggaattgcccatgccatgcctttggacaatttttccaactccaatgcatgcaatctatttagccaagcatgccaggaaagccgcgagatttgttcatcgccaatagccttgcgacgtcttcagcagtgggagatctcaaatactcctcgccaaacacttgcacaattcccactgcaaagcgcttgacacacatgatggcttggctctcacccatagccaagtgatcatcaactaaaTCAGCCGGGATACcttatgccaacatacgcaaagcggctgtcaccttcagaaaggtgctatgcccgagctctccggcggcattcctcctttgctggaaaaaccggtcatggctcgcaagtttctctgcaatgcgcttgaacaagtctgtgctcatcctaaaccggcgacgaaaatacgactccgggtatgtgggattctccacgaaatagttcttcatcaatctgttatgggcatcaatcctatctctccaaaaaatttcccgacccataaccgaaccacagtgcttcggttttttattgatatgcatagctatgatcattgcaagatcctcctcctcttccatatcaaattcttcttcggaagaatcatacgacgaactcatctacaatgttcaatactatacta
Coding sequences within:
- the LOC123441001 gene encoding protein spotted leaf 11 translates to MEVKLHAARTLVGRLRGAAAVRDAGATAAAVAELRRASKDDPDVRAPLADAGAVPFLASQLTAPSTSAAAEDAAAALLNISLSAREQLMSSPGILDALARAIRAEDYEAAHHAAAVVASLLCVDAYRPIVGAKRALLSALVSLLLPSNARGTRATKDALKALFGVALYPLNRATLVELGVVRALFGLVMTDGRTGIVEDATAVVAQVAGCAESLDAFAAVSGVRILADLVEPGGAATGRARENAAAALLNLVMAGGERAVAEVLDVGGAEEAVRELAEDGEASPRGKAKAEALLRALEEGAAGARRRHEHRFADFLNGLVVSDPYFSSPSPASASTHDDASRVTLG